One genomic segment of Linepithema humile isolate Giens D197 chromosome 5, Lhum_UNIL_v1.0, whole genome shotgun sequence includes these proteins:
- the LOC137000157 gene encoding tigger transposable element-derived protein 1-like: MSGKKRCLYSVNDLEKALSAINAGMSINAASKKFNIPRSTLDAKKKKIYAEKKPGPPTVLSNKEEKTLVDWIFHLSRRGFPVTKNQLLDSVQMLIRSLQRENVFVNDRPGRHWYQGFLQQHKNLAKRMVENLTFRRAEVTENALRNWFHEVISYLNSKELLNIAPERIFNCDEAGFLLNPKDSSVLAEKGQKNVYKIVGNNEKESITVLFTGNAAGMLAPPLVLFSYKRIPNYIASKLPNGWSCGKSDSGWMVAANFYEYITNVFHPWLIQSGISLPVILYLDGHSSHMTKHLSDFCSTHEIELIAFYPNATHILQPMDVSVFRPLKMIWKITVNNYRIENKQSAVTKEDFGSLLNKALDGVEISKCLRNGFRICGLYPLNADAVDYSKVIRNKNQNTQEVSVNDEAQDDKINIVLHFMRENLDKNIIDEFERNKDVDEWKGSIEYKKLFEFWKICIKKRSAIKSQIEVRIYM; the protein is encoded by the coding sequence ATGAGTGGAAAAAAACGGTGCTTGTACAGCGTAAATGATTTGGAGAAAGCATTATCTGCAATTAATGCAGGAATGAGCATAAATGCTGCCagtaagaaatttaatattcctcGCTCAACTTTGgatgcaaaaaagaaaaaaatttacgcagAAAAAAAGCCTGGTCCACCAACTGttctttcaaataaagaagaaaaaacattaGTAGATTGGATATTTCACTTAAGTCGAAGAGGCTTTCCGGTgactaaaaatcaattattagaTAGTGTTCAAATGCTCATTAGATCTTTACAAagagaaaatgtatttgtgAATGATCGGCCTGGACGGCATTGGTACCAAGGTTTCCTGCAGCAACATAAAAATCTTGCAAAAAGAATGGTTGAAAATTTGACCTTTCGTCGAGCTGAAGTTACCGAAAATGCTCTAAGAAATTGGTTCCATGAAGtgattagttatttaaattctaaagaactattaaatattgcacCAGAAAGGATTTTTAACTGTGACGAAGCAGGTTTTCTACTTAACCCTAAAGATTCATCTGTTTTGGCAGAAAAAGGacagaaaaatgtatacaaGATAGTAGGTAATAATGAGAAAGAAAGCATCACAGTTCTTTTCACTGGTAATGCAGCTGGTATGTTAGCTCCACCTCtagtattattttcttacaagCGGATACCAAATTATATAGCATCAAAGTTGCCAAATGGTTGGAGCTGTGGCAAATCAGATAGCGGATGGATGGTCGCAgctaatttttatgaatatattacgAATGTATTCCATCCATGGCTTATTCAAAGCGGAATATCTCTTCCAGTAATACTCTATTTGGATGGTCATTCTTCACATATGACTAAACATTTGAGTGATTTTTGTAGCACACATGAAATAGAGCTAATTGCTTTCTATCCCAATGCAACACATATTCTTCAACCGATGGATGTATCAGTATTCAGACCTCTAAAAATGATTTGGAAAATtactgttaataattatcgcatAGAAAATAAGCAATCAGCTGTGACGAAAGAAGATTTTggatcattattaaataaagcttTAGATGGTGTTGAGATCTCTAAATGTCTACGCAATGGATTTCGGATTTGTGGTTTATATCCACTCAATGCAGATGCTGTTGATTATAGCAAAgttatacgaaataaaaatcaaaatactcAGGAGGTATCAGTTAATGATGAAGCCCAggatgataaaattaacattgttttacattttatgagagaaaatttggataaaaatataattgatgaatttgaaagaaataaagatgTTGACGAATGGAAAGGAagtattgaatataaaaagctatttgaattttggaaaatatgtataaaaaaacgatctgcaataaaatcacaaattgaagtgcgtatatatatgtaa